The following proteins come from a genomic window of Pseudomonas hygromyciniae:
- the pstB gene encoding phosphate ABC transporter ATP-binding protein PstB, whose amino-acid sequence MQHETHSHGINMSALGRDKQSLSLAEETVAIEVPGLSLYYGEKQALFDVSMNIPKQRVTAFIGPSGCGKSTLLRTFNRMNDLVDGCRVEGAINLYGSNIYRKGEDVAELRRRVGMVFQKPNPFPKTIYENVVYGLRIQGINKKRILDEAVEWALKGAALWDEVKDRLHESALGLSGGQQQRLVIARTIAVEPEVLLLDEPCSALDPISTLKVEELIYELKSKFTIVIVTHNMQQAARVSDYTAFMYMGKLVEFGDTDTLFTNPAKKQTEDYITGRYG is encoded by the coding sequence ATGCAACATGAAACCCATTCCCACGGCATCAACATGTCAGCCCTGGGTCGCGACAAGCAGAGCCTGAGCCTGGCCGAAGAAACCGTGGCCATCGAAGTCCCGGGCCTGAGCCTGTATTACGGTGAGAAGCAGGCACTGTTCGACGTCAGCATGAACATCCCCAAGCAGCGCGTGACCGCCTTTATCGGCCCGTCGGGCTGCGGCAAGTCCACGCTGCTGCGCACCTTCAACCGCATGAACGACCTGGTGGACGGTTGCCGTGTGGAAGGCGCGATCAACCTCTACGGCAGCAACATCTACCGCAAGGGCGAAGATGTGGCCGAGCTGCGTCGTCGGGTGGGCATGGTGTTCCAGAAGCCCAACCCTTTCCCCAAGACCATCTACGAAAACGTGGTCTACGGCCTGCGCATCCAGGGCATCAACAAAAAGCGCATCCTCGACGAAGCGGTCGAGTGGGCCCTTAAAGGCGCGGCGCTGTGGGACGAGGTCAAGGACCGCCTGCACGAATCGGCCCTCGGCCTGTCCGGCGGTCAGCAGCAGCGTCTGGTGATTGCCCGTACCATCGCCGTGGAGCCGGAAGTGCTGCTGCTCGACGAACCATGCTCGGCACTCGACCCGATCTCGACGCTGAAAGTCGAAGAGCTGATCTACGAGCTCAAGTCCAAGTTCACCATCGTCATCGTGACCCACAACATGCAACAGGCGGCGCGGGTTTCCGACTACACCGCGTTCATGTACATGGGCAAGCTGGTGGAATTCGGCGATACCGATACCCTGTTCACTAATCCGGCGAAGAAGCAGACCGAAGACTACATCACCGGTCGCTACGGCTAG
- the pstA gene encoding phosphate ABC transporter permease PstA has product MKQNSLNGWFKSGAPGVWISGGAVAIAVIMTIGLLAVIAVRGLGHFWPADLIQANYNVPGQANHIVIGEVVQKEQVPRERLKSAGLPVPDEGPEFMTRELIKVGNRDLNGNDFTWIVGEWLTDQTTPVELMAIERREWGNFYGTLVNVKQDGKVVAEGEAAWPELQARVERVNKLAADLKTLEKSDIGAINAGLERIRLHGRKLELSGKLDAAAQADMDADRAELNARYQAIEARLTDLHAQFNRDSLTARDANGKELEINIGHVVHAYQPNAMGTLTKIGFYFSKVWEFLSDDPREANTEGGIFPAIFGTVMMTLIMAMIVTPFGVLAAVYLREYAKQNTLTRIIRIAVNNLAGVPAIVYGVFGLGFFVYVLGGSVDRLFFPEALPAPTFGTPGLLWASLTLALLAVPVVIVATEEGLARIPRTVREGSLALGATKAETLWKIVLPMASPAMMTGMILAVARAAGEVAPLMLVGVVKLAPSLPLDGNYPYLHLDQKIMHLGFHIYDVGFQSPNVEAARPLVYATAFLLVLVIATLNLSAVWIRNHLREKYKALDS; this is encoded by the coding sequence GTGAAACAGAACTCCCTGAATGGATGGTTCAAGAGCGGCGCCCCAGGCGTCTGGATCAGCGGTGGTGCGGTGGCCATCGCGGTCATCATGACCATTGGTTTGCTGGCTGTGATTGCCGTGCGCGGCTTGGGTCACTTCTGGCCGGCTGACCTGATCCAGGCCAACTACAACGTGCCGGGCCAGGCCAACCACATCGTCATCGGCGAAGTGGTACAGAAAGAACAAGTGCCGCGCGAGCGCCTGAAAAGTGCCGGCCTGCCGGTGCCGGACGAAGGTCCGGAGTTCATGACTCGTGAGCTGATCAAGGTCGGCAACCGTGACTTGAACGGCAACGACTTCACGTGGATCGTTGGCGAGTGGCTGACCGACCAGACTACGCCTGTGGAGTTGATGGCCATCGAGCGTCGTGAGTGGGGCAACTTCTACGGCACCCTGGTCAACGTCAAGCAGGATGGCAAAGTCGTCGCCGAAGGCGAGGCTGCGTGGCCAGAGCTGCAGGCGCGGGTTGAGCGGGTGAACAAGCTGGCCGCCGACCTCAAGACCCTTGAAAAGAGCGATATTGGCGCGATCAACGCAGGTCTTGAACGTATCCGTCTGCACGGTCGCAAACTGGAGCTCAGCGGCAAGCTCGACGCCGCCGCCCAGGCCGACATGGATGCTGACCGCGCCGAGCTGAATGCGCGTTACCAGGCCATCGAGGCACGCCTGACGGACCTGCACGCCCAGTTCAACCGCGACAGCCTCACGGCCCGCGACGCCAACGGCAAAGAGCTTGAAATCAACATCGGCCACGTGGTGCACGCCTACCAGCCGAACGCCATGGGCACCCTGACCAAGATAGGGTTCTATTTCAGCAAGGTCTGGGAATTCCTCAGCGATGACCCACGGGAAGCCAACACCGAAGGCGGGATTTTCCCGGCGATCTTCGGCACCGTGATGATGACCCTGATCATGGCGATGATCGTGACCCCGTTCGGCGTACTGGCGGCGGTCTACCTGCGTGAATACGCCAAGCAGAACACCTTGACCCGCATCATCCGTATCGCGGTGAACAACCTGGCGGGTGTCCCGGCGATTGTCTACGGCGTGTTCGGCCTGGGTTTCTTCGTCTACGTGCTGGGTGGTTCGGTGGACCGGTTGTTCTTCCCCGAAGCCCTACCGGCACCGACCTTCGGTACGCCGGGCCTGTTGTGGGCCTCGCTGACCCTGGCGCTGCTGGCGGTGCCGGTGGTGATCGTGGCCACCGAAGAAGGCCTGGCACGCATCCCGCGTACTGTGCGCGAAGGCTCCCTGGCACTGGGCGCGACCAAGGCGGAAACGCTGTGGAAAATCGTCCTGCCCATGGCCAGCCCGGCGATGATGACCGGCATGATCCTCGCCGTGGCCCGTGCCGCCGGTGAAGTGGCGCCGCTGATGTTGGTGGGTGTGGTGAAGCTGGCGCCGTCGCTGCCGCTGGACGGCAACTACCCGTACCTGCACCTGGACCAGAAGATCATGCACTTGGGCTTCCATATCTACGACGTCGGCTTCCAGAGCCCCAACGTCGAGGCGGCACGTCCGCTGGTGTACGCCACCGCGTTCCTGCTGGTGCTGGTGATCGCCACGCTGAACCTGTCGGCGGTATGGATTCGTAACCACCTGCGCGAGAAGTACAAGGCGCTGGATAGCTAA
- a CDS encoding ABC transporter permease subunit, translated as MQDAGKPLLISMEEQNQVAMRVSDKGQALFFSVDTGAELKRVDLALPAGASVVSLGEDQPGSPLVILGLSNGQSLVFRHSYKVTYPDGKKTISPEIEYPYGETPMVLDEAGRPLEHVALNATDSSLVVAGSAGSHLNVLSVSREENMMTGEVVSEQKRIELPQMTEPVKAIFVDPRQQWLYVINGRALADVFSLRDNSLNGRYKLLEDGNAEITASTQLVGGISLIVGSSKGGLAQWFMARDPDGEQRFKQIRTFQMGTTPIVEITAEERRKGFVALDASGKFGVFHSTAHRTLLVDPVVEGQGIFGMSPRANRVIVEAGGKLQPLGLDNPHPEVSWSALWSKVWYENYDEPKYVWQSTAANSDFEPKMSLAPLTFGTLKAAFYAMLLAAPLAIAAAIYTAYFMAPSLRRKVKPVIELMEAMPTVILGFFAGLFLAPYVEGHLPGIFSLLMLLPIGILLAGFIFSRLPESIRLRVPDGWESAILIPVILFVGWLSLYMSPYLETWFFGGDMRMWISHDLGITYDQRNALVVGLAMGFAVIPNIYSIAEDAVFSVPRGLTLGSLALGATPWQTMTRVVLLTASPGIFSALMIGMGRAVGETMIVLMATGNTPVMEMNLFEGLRTLAANVAVEMPESEVGGSHYRVLFLSALVLLLFTFIMNTLAELIRQRLRKKYSSL; from the coding sequence ATGCAGGATGCCGGCAAGCCGTTGCTGATCTCGATGGAAGAACAGAACCAGGTCGCCATGCGGGTTTCCGACAAGGGCCAGGCATTGTTCTTCAGTGTCGATACCGGGGCTGAACTCAAGCGTGTCGACCTGGCCCTGCCAGCCGGCGCCAGCGTGGTGTCCCTTGGTGAAGACCAGCCCGGCAGCCCGCTGGTGATCCTCGGCCTGTCCAATGGCCAGTCCCTGGTGTTCCGTCACTCCTATAAAGTGACCTACCCGGACGGCAAGAAGACCATTTCGCCCGAGATCGAATACCCCTACGGTGAAACGCCGATGGTGCTCGACGAGGCCGGTCGACCGCTGGAGCATGTGGCCCTGAATGCCACTGACAGCTCGCTGGTTGTTGCCGGTTCTGCCGGTTCGCACCTGAACGTGCTGTCGGTGAGCCGCGAAGAAAACATGATGACCGGCGAAGTCGTCAGCGAGCAGAAGCGTATCGAACTGCCGCAAATGACTGAGCCTGTGAAAGCGATCTTCGTCGATCCGCGCCAGCAATGGCTGTATGTGATCAACGGTCGCGCCCTGGCCGATGTGTTCAGCCTGCGGGACAACAGCCTCAACGGTCGCTACAAATTGTTGGAAGATGGCAACGCCGAAATCACCGCCAGCACCCAGCTGGTGGGCGGCATCTCGTTGATCGTCGGTAGCTCCAAGGGCGGCCTGGCCCAGTGGTTCATGGCCCGCGACCCGGATGGCGAGCAACGTTTCAAGCAGATCCGCACCTTCCAGATGGGCACCACGCCTATCGTTGAAATCACCGCCGAAGAGCGTCGCAAAGGCTTCGTCGCCCTGGATGCCTCCGGCAAGTTCGGGGTGTTCCACAGCACCGCGCACCGTACCTTGCTGGTCGACCCGGTGGTCGAAGGCCAGGGCATCTTCGGCATGTCGCCACGGGCCAACCGTGTGATCGTCGAAGCCGGCGGCAAGCTGCAGCCGCTGGGGCTCGACAACCCGCACCCGGAAGTGTCCTGGAGCGCGTTGTGGAGCAAGGTCTGGTACGAAAACTACGACGAGCCTAAATACGTCTGGCAATCGACCGCCGCCAACAGCGACTTCGAACCCAAGATGAGCCTGGCGCCACTGACTTTCGGTACGCTCAAGGCCGCGTTCTACGCCATGCTGCTGGCTGCCCCACTGGCCATCGCCGCGGCTATCTATACCGCTTACTTCATGGCCCCGAGCCTGCGCCGCAAGGTCAAGCCGGTGATCGAACTGATGGAAGCGATGCCCACGGTGATCCTCGGCTTCTTCGCCGGCCTGTTCCTGGCGCCGTATGTCGAAGGGCACTTGCCGGGGATTTTCAGCCTGCTGATGTTGTTGCCCATTGGCATCCTGCTGGCTGGTTTCATCTTCAGCCGCCTGCCTGAGTCGATCCGCCTGCGGGTTCCGGATGGTTGGGAAAGCGCGATCCTGATCCCGGTGATCCTGTTTGTGGGCTGGCTCTCGCTGTACATGAGCCCGTACCTGGAAACCTGGTTCTTCGGTGGCGACATGCGCATGTGGATTTCCCACGACCTTGGCATCACTTACGACCAGCGCAACGCCCTGGTGGTCGGCCTGGCCATGGGTTTTGCGGTGATCCCGAACATCTACTCCATCGCCGAAGACGCCGTGTTCAGCGTGCCGCGTGGCCTGACCCTGGGTTCCCTGGCCCTGGGCGCTACGCCATGGCAGACCATGACCCGCGTGGTATTGCTGACTGCCAGCCCGGGGATTTTCTCGGCGCTGATGATCGGCATGGGCCGTGCGGTGGGTGAAACCATGATCGTGTTGATGGCCACGGGCAACACCCCGGTCATGGAAATGAACCTGTTCGAAGGCCTGCGAACGCTCGCAGCCAACGTCGCTGTGGAAATGCCCGAGTCGGAAGTGGGCGGCAGTCACTACCGTGTGCTGTTCCTCTCGGCGCTGGTGCTGCTGCTGTTCACTTTCATCATGAACACCCTCGCCGAGCTGATCCGTCAGCGTCTGCGCAAGAAATACTCGTCGCTTTAA
- a CDS encoding phosphate ABC transporter substrate-binding protein PstS, translated as MKLKRLMAAMTFVAAGVATANAVAAVDPAIKPYTKTSGVSGNLSSVGSDTLANLMTLWAENYKKEYPNVNIQIQAAGSSTAPPALTEGTANLGPMSRKMKDNELQAFEQKYGYKPTAIPVAVDALAVFVHKDNPIKHLTMAQVDAVFSSTRLCGAKADVKTWGDLGVTGDLANKPVQLFGRNSVSGTYGYFKEEALCKGDYKPNVNEQPGSASVVQSISSSLNGIGYSGIGYKTASVKTVALAKKEGGEFVEDTEENALNGKYPLSRFLYVYINKAPNKPLAPLEAEFVKLVLSKQGQEVVVKDGYIPLPAKVVEKTLADLGLKEGK; from the coding sequence ATGAAACTGAAGCGTTTGATGGCGGCAATGACTTTTGTCGCTGCTGGCGTAGCCACTGCCAACGCGGTCGCCGCTGTTGACCCTGCGATCAAGCCCTACACCAAGACCTCTGGTGTGTCGGGCAACCTGTCCAGTGTCGGCTCCGATACTCTGGCCAACCTGATGACTCTGTGGGCCGAGAACTACAAAAAAGAATACCCGAACGTCAACATCCAGATTCAAGCCGCCGGTTCTTCCACCGCGCCGCCTGCACTCACCGAAGGCACCGCTAACCTGGGCCCGATGAGCCGCAAAATGAAGGACAACGAACTGCAGGCTTTCGAGCAGAAGTACGGCTACAAGCCGACTGCTATCCCGGTGGCCGTGGACGCCCTGGCTGTATTCGTACACAAAGACAACCCGATCAAGCACCTGACCATGGCTCAAGTGGATGCCGTGTTCTCGTCGACGCGTCTTTGCGGTGCCAAGGCGGACGTCAAGACCTGGGGCGACCTGGGTGTGACCGGTGACCTGGCCAACAAGCCGGTGCAACTGTTCGGTCGTAACTCGGTATCCGGCACCTACGGCTACTTCAAGGAAGAAGCCCTGTGCAAAGGTGACTACAAGCCGAACGTCAACGAACAGCCAGGCTCGGCTTCGGTCGTGCAGTCCATCAGCTCTTCGCTCAACGGTATCGGTTACTCGGGCATCGGCTACAAGACTGCCAGCGTGAAAACCGTGGCCCTGGCCAAGAAAGAAGGCGGCGAGTTCGTCGAAGACACCGAAGAGAACGCCCTGAACGGCAAGTACCCGCTGTCGCGCTTCCTCTACGTGTACATCAACAAAGCCCCGAACAAGCCTCTGGCCCCGCTGGAAGCCGAGTTCGTGAAACTGGTTCTGTCCAAACAGGGCCAGGAAGTTGTAGTGAAAGACGGCTACATCCCACTGCCAGCTAAAGTGGTCGAAAAGACCCTGGCTGATCTGGGTCTGAAAGAAGGCAAATAA
- a CDS encoding MFS transporter, whose amino-acid sequence MPSSIAPPARPLNRNDYKTLSLSALGGALEFYDFIIFVFFATVVGKLFFPADMPEWLRLMQTFGIFAAGYLARPLGGIIMAHFGDLLGRKKMFTLSIFMMAVPTLIMGLLPTYAQIGLWAPILLLLMRVIQGAAIGGEVPGAWVFVSEHVPPRHIGYACGTLTSGLTAGILLGSLVATAINTLYTPEQVSDYAWRIPFLLGGVFGLFSVYLRRWLHETPIFAEMQQRKTLAAELPLRAVLRDHRGAIVLSMLLTWLLSAGIVVVILMTPTVLQTIYHFSPTVSLQANSLAIVTLSLGCILSGALADRFGAGRVLIAGCALLFATSWTLYHSLLDHPDWLFPLYTLTGLFVGVVGVVPYVMVKAFPPVVRFSGLSFSYNVAYAVFGGLTPLVVSLLMKESPMGPAYYVAVICTMGMLVGAYLWKRGR is encoded by the coding sequence GTGCCTTCAAGCATTGCGCCGCCCGCACGACCGCTGAACCGCAACGATTACAAGACCCTGTCGCTGTCCGCCCTGGGCGGCGCGTTGGAGTTCTACGACTTCATCATCTTCGTGTTCTTCGCCACTGTGGTCGGGAAGCTGTTCTTCCCTGCCGACATGCCCGAATGGCTGCGCCTGATGCAGACCTTCGGCATCTTTGCTGCCGGCTACCTGGCGCGTCCGCTGGGCGGGATCATCATGGCGCACTTCGGCGACCTGCTGGGGCGCAAGAAGATGTTCACCTTGAGCATCTTCATGATGGCCGTACCGACCCTGATCATGGGCCTGTTGCCGACGTACGCGCAGATTGGCCTGTGGGCACCGATCCTGTTGCTGCTGATGCGCGTGATTCAGGGCGCAGCGATTGGTGGCGAAGTGCCGGGGGCGTGGGTGTTTGTGTCCGAGCACGTACCACCACGGCATATCGGCTACGCCTGCGGCACCCTGACCAGCGGCCTGACCGCCGGGATCCTCCTGGGTTCGCTGGTGGCCACCGCGATCAACACGCTGTACACCCCGGAGCAGGTGTCGGATTACGCCTGGCGGATCCCGTTCCTGTTGGGCGGTGTGTTCGGCCTGTTTTCGGTGTACCTGCGCCGCTGGTTGCACGAAACCCCGATCTTCGCCGAGATGCAGCAGCGCAAGACCCTGGCCGCCGAGCTGCCATTGCGCGCGGTCCTGCGTGACCACCGTGGCGCCATCGTGCTGTCGATGCTGCTGACCTGGCTGCTGTCGGCGGGCATCGTTGTCGTGATCCTGATGACCCCGACCGTGCTGCAGACTATCTATCACTTCAGCCCGACGGTCTCGTTGCAGGCCAACAGCCTGGCGATCGTCACCCTGAGCCTGGGCTGCATCCTCTCCGGCGCACTGGCTGACCGTTTCGGCGCCGGGCGCGTACTGATCGCCGGTTGCGCGTTGCTGTTCGCGACCTCATGGACGCTGTATCACAGCCTGCTGGACCACCCGGACTGGCTGTTCCCGCTGTACACCCTCACCGGCCTGTTCGTCGGCGTGGTCGGCGTAGTGCCCTACGTGATGGTCAAGGCGTTCCCGCCGGTGGTGCGCTTCAGCGGCCTGTCGTTTTCCTACAACGTCGCCTACGCCGTGTTCGGTGGTCTGACGCCGCTGGTGGTATCCCTGCTGATGAAAGAAAGCCCCATGGGCCCGGCGTATTACGTGGCGGTGATCTGCACCATGGGGATGCTGGTGGGTGCATACCTGTGGAAACGCGGGCGCTGA
- a CDS encoding acyl-CoA thioesterase: protein MIELEQEDPIPQGDLALQITALPRETNGFGDIFGGWLVAQMDLAGTAMASKVAGGRVATVAIDRMAFLVPVAVGAQLSFYTQALEIGRSSIQMMVEVWSDDPLSSEWRKVTEAVFVFVAIDGSGRTRSVPSRAR from the coding sequence ATGATCGAACTCGAACAAGAAGATCCTATCCCGCAAGGCGATCTCGCCCTGCAAATCACCGCACTCCCCCGTGAAACCAACGGTTTCGGCGATATTTTCGGCGGCTGGCTGGTAGCGCAGATGGACCTGGCCGGCACGGCAATGGCCAGCAAGGTCGCCGGCGGCCGTGTGGCTACCGTGGCGATCGATCGCATGGCTTTCCTGGTTCCAGTGGCGGTGGGCGCGCAGTTGTCCTTCTACACCCAGGCCCTGGAAATCGGCCGCAGCTCGATCCAGATGATGGTCGAAGTGTGGAGCGATGACCCGCTGTCCAGCGAATGGCGCAAAGTCACCGAGGCGGTGTTTGTGTTCGTCGCCATTGATGGCAGCGGCCGCACCCGCTCGGTTCCGTCGCGGGCGCGTTAA
- a CDS encoding D-hexose-6-phosphate mutarotase, with protein MPTPHLETVKMDELDCWRIRHNGAEVLVAQQGAHVFSYQPAAAKPVIWPNDKAVFKQGKGIRTGVPVCWPWFGVFERNPQSVKAMRQSDQPAGAHGFARTANWTLVGVEDNRVELALIAPAGGFPGWPHQVDLKMSLLLDDQLHIHLTSHNRGTDTVTISQALHSYFAVSDVRKVQVEGLDGLDYIDTADGWVTRQQAGPLHFRAETDRIYLDTPAQLNIIDKDWQRQIQLTSEGSKSTVIWNPWTERAKAFDDMADDGWQGMLCIETANVLDDVVMLAPGASHTMGVSITSLPL; from the coding sequence ATGCCTACGCCCCACCTTGAAACCGTGAAAATGGATGAGCTGGACTGCTGGCGCATCCGCCACAACGGCGCCGAAGTGCTGGTGGCCCAACAGGGCGCGCACGTCTTCAGTTACCAGCCGGCCGCTGCAAAACCGGTGATCTGGCCCAACGACAAGGCGGTCTTCAAGCAAGGCAAAGGCATCCGTACGGGCGTGCCGGTGTGCTGGCCGTGGTTTGGTGTGTTCGAGCGCAATCCACAAAGTGTCAAGGCGATGCGCCAGAGCGATCAGCCGGCCGGCGCCCATGGTTTTGCGCGAACGGCTAACTGGACCCTGGTCGGCGTCGAAGACAATCGGGTTGAGCTGGCACTCATTGCGCCGGCTGGCGGCTTCCCTGGCTGGCCGCATCAGGTCGATCTGAAAATGAGCCTGCTGCTCGACGACCAGTTGCATATCCACCTGACCAGCCACAACCGCGGCACCGACACTGTGACCATCAGCCAGGCGCTGCACAGCTACTTCGCCGTCAGCGACGTGCGCAAGGTGCAGGTCGAAGGCCTGGATGGGCTGGACTATATCGATACCGCCGACGGCTGGGTGACCAGGCAACAGGCTGGGCCGCTGCACTTTCGCGCCGAGACCGACCGTATCTACCTCGATACGCCTGCACAGCTGAACATTATCGATAAAGACTGGCAGCGTCAGATCCAGCTCACCAGCGAGGGGTCAAAATCGACCGTGATCTGGAACCCATGGACCGAGCGGGCCAAGGCTTTCGATGATATGGCCGACGACGGCTGGCAGGGCATGCTGTGCATCGAGACGGCCAATGTGCTGGACGATGTGGTGATGCTGGCACCGGGTGCGAGCCACACCATGGGCGTGAGCATCACCAGCCTGCCCCTGTAA
- a CDS encoding DUF3299 domain-containing protein has product MRRLLLIVLLLGSSLAHAAELPETDWLELMPKSDQKALEQMPDIDHNSPEALGTFTEKGGLKQSKGLPAVMYSTKTVAAMNGKHIRLGGYPVPLETDAKGRSTLFFLVPYPGACIHVPPPPPNQLVLVRYPKGLKLDDIYTPLWVTGTLKVETVNNDLADAAYALDAGVVRVVKESDL; this is encoded by the coding sequence ATGCGCCGCCTCCTGTTGATTGTCCTTTTGCTGGGTTCAAGTCTGGCCCACGCCGCTGAGCTGCCGGAAACCGATTGGCTGGAACTGATGCCCAAGTCGGATCAGAAGGCCCTCGAACAAATGCCGGATATCGACCACAACTCCCCTGAAGCCCTGGGCACCTTTACCGAAAAAGGTGGCTTGAAGCAGAGCAAGGGCTTGCCGGCCGTGATGTATTCGACCAAGACCGTGGCCGCCATGAATGGCAAACACATCCGCCTGGGTGGCTACCCGGTGCCATTGGAAACCGACGCCAAGGGTCGCAGCACCCTGTTTTTCCTGGTGCCTTACCCGGGGGCCTGCATTCACGTGCCGCCGCCACCGCCAAACCAGTTGGTGTTGGTGCGTTATCCCAAGGGCTTGAAGCTCGATGATATCTACACACCGCTGTGGGTCACCGGCACGTTGAAGGTGGAGACGGTCAACAACGACCTGGCGGATGCGGCGTATGCGCTGGATGCGGGGGTGGTGCGGGTGGTGAAGGAGTCGGATCTGTAA
- a CDS encoding GlsB/YeaQ/YmgE family stress response membrane protein encodes MGIIGTIFIGLIVGLLARFLKPGDDSMGWIMTILLGIAGSLAATYGGQALGIYQAGQGAGFIGALVGAIVLLVIYGLLKKK; translated from the coding sequence ATGGGTATCATTGGGACCATCTTTATCGGTTTGATCGTCGGCCTGCTGGCGCGTTTCCTGAAACCAGGCGACGACAGCATGGGCTGGATCATGACCATCCTGCTGGGTATCGCCGGCTCCCTGGCGGCGACCTATGGCGGCCAGGCGCTGGGTATCTACCAGGCAGGCCAGGGCGCGGGTTTCATTGGCGCGTTGGTCGGTGCCATTGTGTTGCTGGTGATCTACGGTCTGCTGAAAAAGAAATGA
- a CDS encoding 5-(carboxyamino)imidazole ribonucleotide synthase produces MKIGVIGGGQLGRMLALAGTPLGMNFAFLDPAPDACAAALGEHLRADYSDPDHLRQLADEVDLVTFEFESVPAETVAFLSQFVPVYPSAEALRIARDRWFEKSMFKDLGIPTPAFADIQSQADLDAAVASIGLPAVLKTRTLGYDGKGQKVLRTEADVVGTFAELGSVACLLEGFVPFTGEVSLVAVRARDGETRFYPLVHNTHDSGILKLSVASTDHPLQALAEDYSSRVLKQLDYVGVMAFEFFEVDGGLKANEIAPRVHNSGHWTTEGAECSQFENHLRAVAGLPLGSTAKVGESAMLNFIGVVPPVEQVIAIDDCHLHHYGKAFKAGRKVGHANLRCKDRATLDAQIAKVQALIAAQ; encoded by the coding sequence ATGAAAATCGGTGTAATCGGTGGCGGCCAACTGGGTCGCATGCTGGCCTTGGCGGGTACTCCGCTGGGGATGAACTTCGCGTTTCTTGATCCGGCGCCGGACGCCTGTGCGGCGGCCCTGGGTGAACACCTGCGGGCTGACTACAGCGACCCGGACCACTTGCGCCAACTGGCCGATGAAGTCGACCTGGTGACCTTCGAGTTCGAAAGCGTGCCGGCTGAGACCGTGGCGTTCCTGTCGCAATTCGTGCCGGTGTACCCGAGCGCCGAAGCGCTGCGCATCGCCCGCGACCGCTGGTTCGAAAAGAGCATGTTCAAGGACCTGGGCATTCCGACCCCGGCGTTCGCCGATATCCAGTCCCAGGCAGACCTGGACGCCGCCGTCGCCAGCATCGGCCTGCCGGCAGTGCTGAAAACCCGCACCCTGGGTTATGACGGCAAGGGCCAGAAAGTGCTGCGTACCGAAGCCGATGTGGTCGGTACGTTCGCCGAGCTGGGCAGCGTCGCCTGCCTGTTGGAAGGCTTCGTGCCGTTCACCGGTGAAGTCTCGCTGGTGGCCGTACGTGCCCGTGATGGCGAAACCCGCTTCTATCCGTTGGTGCACAACACCCACGACAGCGGCATCCTCAAGCTGTCCGTGGCCAGCACCGATCACCCGTTGCAGGCCTTGGCCGAAGACTATTCCAGCCGAGTGCTCAAGCAACTGGATTATGTCGGCGTGATGGCATTCGAGTTCTTTGAAGTCGACGGTGGCCTCAAGGCCAACGAAATCGCCCCGCGCGTGCACAACTCCGGGCACTGGACCACCGAAGGCGCCGAGTGCAGCCAGTTCGAAAACCACCTGCGGGCGGTAGCGGGCTTGCCACTGGGTTCCACGGCCAAGGTCGGCGAGAGCGCGATGCTCAACTTCATTGGCGTGGTGCCGCCGGTGGAACAGGTCATTGCGATTGATGACTGCCATCTGCATCACTATGGCAAGGCCTTCAAGGCCGGGCGCAAAGTCGGTCACGCCAACTTGCGTTGCAAGGACCGCGCGACACTCGACGCGCAGATTGCCAAAGTGCAGGCGCTGATCGCAGCGCAATAA
- the purE gene encoding 5-(carboxyamino)imidazole ribonucleotide mutase codes for MSALVGVIMGSKSDWSTLSHTADMLEKLGIAFEVKVVSAHRTPDLLFQYADEAESRGIEVIIAGAGGAAHLPGMCAAKTHLPVLGVPVQSSMLSGVDSLLSIVQMPAGIPVATLAIGKAGAINAALLAASILGAKHPQFHAALKKFRAEQTDSVLDNPDPRIA; via the coding sequence ATGAGTGCATTGGTTGGCGTGATCATGGGCTCCAAGTCCGATTGGTCCACCCTTAGCCACACCGCCGATATGCTGGAAAAACTCGGCATTGCGTTTGAAGTGAAGGTGGTTTCGGCCCACCGCACGCCGGACTTGCTGTTCCAGTATGCCGATGAAGCAGAATCCCGTGGCATCGAGGTGATTATCGCCGGTGCCGGTGGCGCAGCCCACCTGCCGGGCATGTGTGCGGCCAAGACCCACTTGCCGGTACTCGGCGTGCCGGTGCAGTCGTCGATGCTCTCTGGCGTGGATTCGCTGCTGTCCATCGTGCAGATGCCTGCCGGGATTCCGGTGGCGACTCTGGCGATCGGCAAGGCTGGCGCGATCAACGCCGCGTTGCTGGCCGCCAGTATTCTGGGCGCCAAGCATCCACAGTTCCACGCGGCCCTGAAGAAATTCCGCGCCGAGCAGACTGACAGCGTCCTGGACAATCCAGACCCACGCATCGCCTGA